From the genome of Streptomyces sp. NBC_00659, one region includes:
- a CDS encoding ABC transporter ATP-binding protein, with the protein MSLTEAEPEVPAWRLLSGYVRPHRRALFGGALLALATGATGLLLPLVARGLIDDLSHDRPIGRALFGMAALVVTNAAVGALGSYVLRRTAESVVLGARRALSSYLLRLRIPAVDRSEPGDLMARITSDTTLLREVTTDSLVGLGTGGLTLVATVVMMGLVDVVLLGVTLGVVLCAGSVLALIVPRINRASRQAQDAVGVMGASLERTLGALRTIKASGAEHREERSVHEAAEESWRQSVRAAGWSAAAGNTAGLAMQVAFITVLAVGGARVATGAIDVGTLVAFLLYVFYLMSPIQQVVGAVTQYQAGAAALARIQEALRLPAEPAALPAPLPTPGAEPATLAFEDVRFRYGDDLPYVHHGVTFTVPARGLTAFVGPSGAGKTTVFSLIERFYEPEAGVISVDGRALEEWELPRLRSAIGYVEQDAPVLSGSLRDNLLLGNPEAEEGELTRVLKTTRLDGLVSRLPNGLDTLVGHRGTKLSGGERQRVAIARALLRRPRLLLLDEATSQLDAVNEAALRDTVADVARTTTVLVVAHRLSTVTTADRIVVMDAGRVRAVGTHRELVAADQLYAELAATQFLATTG; encoded by the coding sequence GTGAGCCTGACCGAGGCCGAACCCGAGGTGCCCGCGTGGCGCCTGCTGTCCGGGTACGTACGACCGCACCGCCGGGCACTGTTCGGGGGCGCGCTGCTGGCGCTCGCGACCGGGGCCACCGGTCTGCTGCTGCCACTGGTGGCGCGCGGCCTCATCGACGACCTGTCGCACGACCGGCCGATCGGCCGGGCCCTGTTCGGCATGGCGGCCCTCGTGGTGACCAACGCGGCGGTGGGAGCGCTGGGTTCGTACGTTCTGCGGCGCACCGCGGAGTCGGTGGTGCTCGGCGCGCGCCGCGCCCTGTCGTCGTATCTGCTGCGGCTGCGCATACCCGCCGTGGACCGCAGCGAGCCCGGCGACCTGATGGCGCGCATCACCTCCGACACCACCCTGCTGCGCGAGGTCACGACCGATTCGCTGGTCGGCCTCGGCACCGGCGGCCTCACCCTCGTCGCGACGGTGGTGATGATGGGCCTGGTCGACGTGGTGCTCCTCGGCGTCACGCTGGGCGTGGTGCTGTGCGCGGGTTCGGTGCTCGCCCTGATCGTGCCGCGCATCAACCGGGCGAGCAGACAGGCTCAGGACGCCGTCGGGGTGATGGGGGCCTCGCTGGAACGGACCCTCGGCGCGCTGCGGACGATCAAGGCGTCGGGCGCCGAGCACCGCGAGGAGCGGAGCGTCCACGAGGCCGCCGAGGAGTCCTGGCGGCAGAGCGTGCGGGCGGCCGGATGGTCGGCGGCCGCCGGCAACACGGCCGGTCTGGCGATGCAGGTCGCCTTCATCACGGTCCTCGCGGTGGGCGGCGCCCGGGTCGCGACCGGCGCCATCGACGTCGGCACACTGGTCGCCTTCCTGCTGTACGTGTTCTACCTGATGTCACCGATCCAGCAGGTGGTCGGCGCGGTCACGCAGTACCAGGCGGGTGCCGCCGCGCTCGCCCGCATCCAGGAGGCCCTGCGGCTGCCCGCCGAACCCGCCGCCCTGCCCGCACCCCTGCCGACGCCGGGCGCGGAACCGGCGACGCTCGCCTTCGAGGACGTCCGCTTCCGGTACGGCGACGACCTGCCGTACGTCCACCACGGCGTGACGTTCACCGTCCCGGCCCGGGGCCTGACCGCGTTCGTCGGCCCTTCCGGAGCCGGCAAGACCACCGTGTTCTCGCTCATCGAGCGGTTCTACGAGCCCGAGGCGGGCGTCATCAGTGTGGACGGCCGCGCGCTGGAGGAGTGGGAGCTGCCCCGGCTCCGTTCCGCCATCGGCTACGTCGAGCAGGACGCGCCGGTGCTGTCCGGCTCGCTGCGCGACAATCTCCTGCTCGGCAATCCGGAGGCCGAGGAGGGCGAGCTGACACGGGTGCTGAAGACGACCCGCCTCGACGGCCTCGTGTCCCGGCTGCCGAACGGTCTGGACACCCTCGTCGGGCATCGCGGCACCAAGCTGTCCGGCGGCGAGCGCCAGCGTGTCGCCATCGCGCGGGCCCTGCTGCGCCGCCCCCGGTTGCTGCTCCTCGACGAGGCCACCTCGCAGCTCGACGCGGTCAACGAGGCCGCGCTGCGCGACACGGTCGCCGACGTGGCCCGTACGACCACGGTTCTGGTGGTCGCCCACCGGCTGTCCACGGTCACGACGGCCGACCGTATCGTCGTGATGGACGCGGGCCGCGTCCGTGCCGTGGGCACCCACCGCGAACTCGTCGCGGCGGACCAGCTCTACGCCGAACTGGCCGCCACCCAGTTCCTCGCGACCACGGGATGA
- a CDS encoding rhodanese-like domain-containing protein produces MNTPVSLDVDQARGRLGELTVIDVRTPGEYASGHLPGALNVPLDRLRRALPVLGNARTELLVVCASGNRSANACALLAEHGVPAATLTGGTGAWAERGHELHRPATATRTAWSLERQVRFTAGTVVLTGLGLGLLHPSWQLLSAGVAGGLVLSALTNTCGMAALLSRLPHNRPRPADLAATLAALGERVS; encoded by the coding sequence ATGAACACCCCCGTCTCCCTCGACGTCGACCAGGCCCGTGGACGCCTCGGCGAGCTGACCGTCATCGACGTCCGCACCCCCGGCGAATACGCCTCCGGCCATCTGCCGGGCGCCCTGAACGTCCCGCTGGACCGGCTCCGTCGTGCGCTGCCCGTGCTCGGGAACGCCCGGACCGAGCTGCTCGTGGTCTGCGCCTCCGGCAACCGCTCGGCGAACGCCTGCGCCCTGCTGGCCGAGCACGGCGTGCCTGCGGCCACCCTCACCGGCGGCACCGGTGCCTGGGCGGAGCGCGGCCACGAGCTGCACCGCCCGGCCACCGCGACGCGGACCGCCTGGTCCCTGGAGCGCCAGGTCCGCTTCACCGCCGGCACCGTCGTCCTCACCGGCCTCGGCCTCGGACTCCTGCACCCCTCCTGGCAGTTGCTCTCCGCAGGTGTCGCGGGCGGCCTGGTCCTCTCGGCGCTCACGAACACCTGCGGCATGGCCGCGCTGCTCTCGAGACTCCCGCACAACCGGCCCCGCCCTGCGGACCTCGCCGCCACCCTCGCGGCCCTCGGGGAGCGCGTGTCCTGA
- a CDS encoding metal-sensitive transcriptional regulator: MELELAGDELKSVLNRLRRAQGQISGVIRMIEEGRDCEDVVTQLAAASRALDRAGFAIIATGLQQCLADVEKGAQNGETGDRMRARLEKLFLSLA; encoded by the coding sequence GTGGAACTGGAACTCGCGGGTGACGAGCTCAAGTCGGTGCTGAACCGGCTGCGCCGGGCGCAGGGACAGATCTCCGGAGTGATCCGGATGATCGAGGAGGGACGCGACTGCGAGGACGTGGTCACCCAGCTCGCCGCCGCCTCCCGCGCCCTGGACCGGGCCGGTTTCGCGATCATCGCCACCGGGCTCCAGCAGTGTCTGGCCGACGTCGAGAAGGGCGCGCAGAACGGTGAGACCGGTGACCGGATGAGGGCCCGGCTGGAGAAGCTCTTCCTGTCGCTGGCCTGA
- a CDS encoding sulfite exporter TauE/SafE family protein produces MSVLILALAAGAVTGLALGALGGGGSVLTVPALIYLLGFTPSAATTASLVIVTLTSVTALSAHARAGTVRWRAGALFAAAGLIPAALGGALSGQLPPAVLTGAFSLIAGLAALRMLRPPAGGPGAVPAGTGRITGTGAGLGAVTGVLGVGGGFLAVPALVNVVGLRMRAAVGTSLLVITANSLAALLARAGTAQSLDWAVVAPFAGAAVLGAWDGKRLVARVSGGTLQLIFAWALLAVAALMLLDVAM; encoded by the coding sequence GTGAGCGTCCTGATCCTCGCCCTCGCCGCCGGGGCCGTGACCGGGCTCGCGCTCGGTGCGCTGGGCGGCGGTGGCAGCGTGCTGACCGTGCCCGCCCTGATCTACCTGCTCGGATTCACTCCCTCGGCAGCCACCACCGCGAGTCTGGTCATCGTCACCCTGACCTCGGTGACCGCGCTGTCGGCGCACGCCCGGGCGGGCACTGTCCGCTGGCGTGCCGGAGCGCTGTTCGCGGCGGCCGGGCTGATCCCCGCGGCACTGGGCGGGGCGCTCTCCGGACAGCTTCCTCCGGCCGTGCTGACCGGCGCGTTCTCGCTGATCGCGGGCCTCGCGGCGTTGCGAATGCTCCGGCCCCCGGCCGGTGGGCCGGGCGCCGTGCCCGCGGGGACCGGAAGGATCACCGGGACGGGCGCCGGCCTCGGCGCGGTGACCGGGGTACTGGGGGTGGGCGGCGGCTTTCTCGCCGTACCGGCCCTCGTGAACGTCGTGGGTCTGCGGATGCGGGCCGCCGTCGGCACCAGCCTGCTGGTGATCACGGCGAACTCGCTCGCGGCGCTGCTCGCCCGCGCGGGTACGGCGCAGAGCCTGGACTGGGCGGTCGTCGCGCCGTTCGCCGGGGCCGCCGTCCTCGGCGCGTGGGACGGGAAGCGACTGGTGGCCCGGGTGTCCGGCGGCACGCTTCAGCTGATCTTCGCCTGGGCCCTGCTGGCCGTGGCCGCGCTGATGCTCCTGGACGTGGCGATGTGA
- a CDS encoding MBL fold metallo-hydrolase — protein MFFVDTIEVAGLGNRSYLAGGPRTAVAVDPPRDIERVITAAARRGVRITHVVETHLHNDYVSGGLELARLTGAAYLVPAGARVAFERVPVADGDTVRVDTGLTLEALATPGHTPHHTSYVLRENGQAVVAFTGGSLLIGTVGRPDLVEPRLTGELARAQHASAHRLAAELPDDTAVLPTHGFGSFCSAGTAEGDATTIGRERAGNEALVKDVDSFVADLLAGLDDVPAYYVHMGPANAGGPAPVDLTPPALADAVEIAARLAAGEWVVDLRGRLAFAAGHVAGAVNFEADGQLAVYLAWLLPWGRPVTLLAESPEQLAHAQRELAQVGVDRPAAAAVGSPADWLREGERPRTFRRAGFAELAEAYASPGRPVILDVRRDSERAAGHVAGSVHVPVHQVRDRLGEIPAGTVWVHCAGGMRAAVAASLLDAAGRDVVAVDDAFAAAAASGLPMTPSAPSTPSTPTSAPSAPGTAYRASEDPAA, from the coding sequence ATGTTCTTCGTCGACACCATCGAGGTGGCGGGCCTGGGCAACCGGAGCTATCTGGCCGGCGGCCCGCGCACCGCCGTCGCCGTCGATCCGCCCAGGGACATCGAGCGGGTGATCACGGCGGCGGCCCGGCGGGGCGTGCGGATCACCCACGTCGTCGAGACGCATCTGCACAACGACTACGTGAGCGGCGGCCTGGAGCTGGCCCGGCTCACCGGGGCCGCCTACCTGGTCCCGGCCGGTGCCCGGGTCGCGTTCGAGCGGGTCCCCGTGGCCGACGGTGACACCGTGCGGGTGGACACCGGGCTGACACTGGAGGCGCTGGCCACGCCCGGACACACCCCGCACCACACCTCGTACGTGCTCCGGGAGAACGGGCAGGCCGTCGTGGCCTTCACCGGCGGATCGCTGCTCATCGGCACGGTCGGCCGGCCCGATCTGGTGGAGCCGCGGCTGACCGGGGAGCTGGCCCGCGCCCAGCACGCCTCGGCGCACCGGCTCGCGGCCGAGCTGCCCGACGACACCGCCGTCCTGCCCACCCACGGCTTCGGCAGCTTCTGTTCCGCCGGAACCGCCGAAGGCGACGCGACCACGATCGGGCGCGAGCGCGCCGGCAACGAGGCCCTGGTCAAGGATGTCGACTCGTTCGTCGCGGACCTGCTCGCCGGACTCGACGACGTGCCCGCGTACTACGTCCACATGGGCCCCGCCAACGCCGGGGGCCCGGCGCCCGTAGATCTGACCCCGCCCGCGCTCGCGGACGCCGTGGAGATCGCCGCGCGGCTCGCGGCCGGCGAGTGGGTCGTGGACCTGCGCGGCCGGCTCGCGTTCGCCGCGGGGCACGTCGCCGGAGCGGTCAACTTCGAGGCGGACGGCCAACTGGCCGTCTATCTGGCCTGGCTGCTGCCCTGGGGCAGGCCGGTCACCCTGCTCGCCGAGTCCCCGGAACAACTCGCCCACGCACAGCGTGAACTGGCACAGGTCGGTGTGGACCGTCCGGCCGCGGCGGCGGTCGGCTCGCCGGCCGACTGGCTGCGCGAGGGGGAACGGCCGCGCACCTTCCGGCGCGCCGGCTTCGCCGAACTGGCCGAGGCGTACGCCTCCCCCGGACGGCCCGTGATCCTGGACGTCCGGCGCGACTCCGAACGCGCCGCGGGGCATGTCGCGGGGTCCGTGCACGTCCCGGTGCACCAGGTGCGCGACCGGCTCGGGGAGATACCCGCCGGGACCGTCTGGGTGCACTGCGCCGGAGGTATGCGGGCCGCCGTCGCCGCCTCGCTGCTCGACGCGGCGGGCCGGGACGTCGTGGCCGTCGACGACGCCTTCGCCGCCGCGGCCGCCTCCGGCCTGCCCATGACGCCGAGCGCCCCCTCCACTCCCTCCACGCCGACCTCCGCCCCCTCCGCCCCCGGCACGGCCTACCGCGCGTCCGAGGACCCCGCGGCGTGA
- a CDS encoding S-(hydroxymethyl)mycothiol dehydrogenase yields MAQEVRGVIAPGKNEPVRVETIVVPDPGPGEAVVKIQACGVCHTDLHYKQGGINDDFPFLLGHEAAGIVESVGAGVTDVAPGDFVILNWRAVCGQCRACLRGRPWYCFDTHNAKQKMTLKDGTELSPALGIGAFAEKTLVAAGQCTKVDPAVSPAVAGLLGCGVMAGIGAAINTGNVGRGDTVAVIGCGGVGDAAIAGSRLAGAAKIIAVDIDDRKLTTAEKLGATHTVNSRETDPVEAIRELTGGFGADVVIEAVGRPETYTQAFYARDLAGTVVLVGVPTPDMKLELPLIDVFGRGGTLKSSWYGDCLPSRDFPMLIDLHLQGRLDLGAFVSETIALDGIEAAFERMHHGDVLRSVVTF; encoded by the coding sequence ATGGCGCAGGAAGTACGGGGCGTGATCGCACCGGGCAAGAACGAGCCGGTGCGCGTCGAGACCATCGTCGTGCCGGATCCGGGGCCGGGCGAGGCCGTGGTGAAGATCCAGGCCTGCGGGGTCTGCCACACGGACCTGCACTACAAGCAGGGCGGTATCAACGACGACTTCCCGTTCCTGCTCGGCCACGAGGCTGCCGGAATCGTGGAGTCGGTCGGCGCCGGTGTCACGGACGTGGCGCCCGGCGACTTCGTCATCCTCAACTGGCGTGCGGTGTGCGGACAGTGCCGTGCTTGTCTGCGCGGACGCCCCTGGTACTGCTTCGACACCCACAACGCGAAGCAGAAGATGACGCTGAAGGACGGCACCGAGCTGTCCCCGGCGCTCGGAATCGGCGCCTTCGCCGAGAAGACGCTGGTCGCGGCCGGACAGTGCACCAAGGTCGACCCGGCCGTCTCCCCGGCGGTCGCCGGACTGCTCGGCTGCGGAGTCATGGCCGGCATCGGGGCCGCCATCAACACGGGCAACGTCGGACGGGGCGACACCGTCGCCGTGATCGGCTGCGGCGGCGTCGGCGACGCGGCGATCGCGGGATCCCGGCTCGCGGGCGCGGCGAAGATCATCGCCGTGGACATCGACGACCGCAAGCTCACGACCGCCGAGAAGCTCGGCGCGACGCACACCGTCAACTCCCGGGAGACCGACCCCGTCGAGGCGATCCGCGAACTCACCGGCGGGTTCGGCGCCGACGTCGTCATCGAGGCGGTGGGCCGCCCCGAGACGTACACGCAGGCGTTCTACGCCCGCGACCTCGCCGGTACCGTCGTCCTCGTGGGCGTGCCCACCCCCGACATGAAGCTCGAACTCCCCCTGATCGACGTCTTCGGCCGCGGCGGCACCCTCAAGTCGTCCTGGTACGGCGACTGTCTGCCCTCCCGAGACTTCCCGATGCTGATCGACCTGCACCTCCAAGGACGCCTGGACCTGGGCGCGTTCGTGAGCGAGACGATCGCCCTGGACGGCATCGAGGCCGCCTTCGAGCGGATGCACCACGGTGACGTGCTGCGCTCGGTGGTGACCTTCTGA
- a CDS encoding MBL fold metallo-hydrolase — protein sequence MTARIEHLVTSGTFELDGGTWEVDNNVWIVGDDHEAVVIDAAHDADAIAKAVGDRRLRGIVCTHAHNDHIDAAPALAERTGATIWLHPDDLPLWKLTHPDRLPDAWLQDGQVIEAAGTDLTVLHTPGHAPGAVCLYDPGLRTLFSGDTLFQGGPGATGRSYSHFPTIVESIRDRLLTLPADTVVRTGHGGTTTIGAEAPHLETWIARGH from the coding sequence ATGACCGCGCGCATCGAACACCTCGTCACCTCGGGCACGTTCGAACTCGACGGCGGCACCTGGGAGGTCGACAACAACGTCTGGATCGTGGGCGACGACCACGAGGCCGTCGTGATCGACGCCGCGCACGACGCCGACGCCATCGCGAAGGCGGTGGGCGACCGCCGCCTGCGCGGGATCGTGTGCACCCACGCCCACAACGACCACATCGACGCCGCTCCCGCCCTGGCGGAGCGCACCGGAGCCACCATCTGGCTCCACCCCGACGACCTGCCGCTGTGGAAGCTCACCCACCCGGACCGCCTGCCCGACGCCTGGCTCCAGGACGGGCAGGTGATCGAGGCCGCGGGCACCGATCTGACCGTGCTGCACACCCCGGGCCACGCCCCCGGCGCGGTCTGCCTCTACGACCCGGGCCTTCGCACGCTGTTCTCCGGCGACACCCTCTTCCAGGGCGGCCCGGGGGCGACCGGCCGGTCCTACTCCCACTTCCCGACGATCGTCGAGTCCATCCGCGACCGGCTGCTCACCCTGCCCGCCGACACGGTCGTACGGACGGGCCACGGCGGGACGACCACGATCGGAGCGGAGGCCCCGCACCTGGAGACCTGGATCGCACGCGGCCACTGA
- a CDS encoding SDR family oxidoreductase translates to MSGPLEGTLRDKVALVAGATRGAGRGIAVELGAAGATVYVTGRSTRERRSEYDRPETIEDTADLVTAAGGRGIAVPTDHLVPAEVAELVARIADEQGRLDILVNDIWGAEKLFEWDVPVWEHDLDNGRRMLRLAIETHAITSHHALPLLLRTPGGLVVEMTDGTAEYNRDTYRISFFYDIAKSAVLRMAFALGHELGPRGATAVALTPGWLRSEMMLEAFGVTEENWHDAEANVPHFAISETPCYVGRAVAALAADPERARWNGQSLSSGQLAQVYGFTDRDGSRPDAWRYMVEVQDKGKPADATGYR, encoded by the coding sequence ATGTCAGGGCCGCTGGAAGGCACGCTGCGGGACAAGGTCGCGCTGGTGGCGGGCGCGACCCGGGGCGCGGGCCGCGGAATCGCCGTCGAACTGGGCGCGGCCGGCGCCACCGTCTACGTGACCGGCCGCAGCACACGTGAACGGCGCTCGGAGTACGACCGCCCGGAGACCATCGAGGACACCGCGGACCTGGTCACCGCGGCGGGCGGACGCGGCATCGCGGTCCCCACCGACCACCTCGTCCCGGCCGAGGTGGCCGAGCTCGTCGCCCGGATCGCGGACGAACAGGGCCGTCTCGACATCCTGGTCAACGACATCTGGGGCGCCGAGAAGCTCTTCGAATGGGACGTGCCCGTCTGGGAGCACGACCTCGACAACGGACGCAGGATGCTCCGACTGGCCATCGAGACCCACGCGATCACCAGCCACCACGCACTGCCCCTGCTGCTGCGCACCCCGGGCGGCCTGGTCGTCGAGATGACCGACGGCACCGCGGAGTACAACCGGGACACCTACCGGATCTCCTTCTTCTACGACATCGCCAAGTCCGCCGTCCTGCGCATGGCGTTCGCCCTCGGGCACGAACTGGGCCCGCGCGGCGCCACCGCCGTGGCGCTCACCCCCGGCTGGCTGCGCTCGGAGATGATGCTCGAAGCCTTCGGTGTGACCGAGGAGAACTGGCACGACGCCGAGGCGAACGTGCCGCACTTCGCCATCTCCGAGACGCCCTGCTACGTGGGGCGCGCGGTCGCCGCCCTGGCCGCCGATCCCGAACGAGCGCGCTGGAACGGGCAGTCCCTCTCCAGCGGGCAGCTCGCCCAGGTGTACGGCTTCACCGACCGGGACGGCAGCCGACCGGACGCCTGGCGCTACATGGTCGAAGTGCAGGACAAGGGGAAACCGGCGGACGCGACGGGGTACCGCTGA
- a CDS encoding SDR family NAD(P)-dependent oxidoreductase produces MTAMRRFEGHGVLITGAARGIGAATAHRLAAEGAQVLVTDVDPVEAEKTAAALRELGSRAEAFTCDVGQRAQVEAAVAYAVDAFGSLDVLVNNAYRCSPDAPLFEDESDESWARDLDITLTGAYRCSRAALPHLVASGRGAIVTIGSVNGIQDFGNHAYSAAKAGLMSLTRTLAGHAADRGVRVNLVAPGTVRTTAWEGREDALASAARQLYPLGRVGEPEDIAAAVAFLASRDASWITGTTLCVDGGLLGVNKRFRQAVGGGGEGLSDDGS; encoded by the coding sequence ATGACTGCGATGAGGCGCTTCGAGGGACACGGGGTTCTGATCACGGGCGCGGCCCGCGGCATCGGTGCGGCGACCGCCCACCGCCTGGCCGCGGAGGGGGCTCAGGTCCTCGTCACCGACGTGGACCCGGTCGAGGCCGAGAAGACCGCCGCCGCACTGCGTGAACTCGGCTCGCGGGCCGAGGCGTTCACCTGTGACGTGGGGCAGCGGGCCCAGGTCGAGGCCGCCGTGGCGTACGCCGTGGACGCCTTCGGCTCGCTCGACGTCCTGGTCAACAACGCCTACCGGTGCAGCCCCGACGCCCCGCTCTTCGAGGACGAGAGCGACGAGTCATGGGCCCGTGATCTCGACATCACCCTCACCGGCGCCTACCGCTGCTCCCGCGCGGCGCTCCCGCACCTGGTCGCCTCCGGCCGCGGGGCCATCGTCACCATCGGCTCCGTCAACGGCATCCAGGACTTCGGCAACCACGCCTACAGCGCGGCCAAGGCGGGACTGATGTCGCTCACCCGCACGCTGGCAGGCCACGCCGCCGACAGGGGTGTCCGCGTCAACCTGGTGGCGCCGGGAACGGTCCGTACCACGGCCTGGGAAGGCCGCGAGGACGCTCTGGCCTCGGCGGCCCGGCAGTTGTACCCGCTAGGCCGGGTCGGTGAACCGGAGGACATCGCGGCCGCCGTCGCCTTCCTCGCCTCCCGCGACGCGTCCTGGATCACCGGGACGACCCTGTGTGTCGACGGCGGCCTGCTGGGCGTCAACAAGAGGTTCCGGCAGGCGGTCGGAGGCGGTGGCGAGGGCCTGAGCGACGACGGAAGCTGA
- a CDS encoding VOC family protein has protein sequence MERVLGIGGYFLRAGDPAALSAWYRDCLGLDADENGLWHPEAGPTVFAAFESKTAYFGSPGRQTMLNFRVRDLDAMLAQLRARGADVAEETQDMDGVGRFGWVTDPEGNRVELWQPA, from the coding sequence ATGGAACGTGTGCTCGGAATCGGCGGATACTTCCTGCGCGCCGGCGACCCGGCGGCCCTGAGCGCGTGGTACCGCGACTGTCTGGGCCTGGACGCCGACGAGAACGGCCTGTGGCACCCGGAAGCCGGGCCGACCGTGTTCGCGGCCTTCGAGTCCAAAACCGCCTACTTCGGGTCCCCCGGCCGGCAGACGATGCTCAACTTCCGCGTCCGCGACCTGGACGCGATGCTCGCGCAACTGCGCGCCCGGGGAGCGGACGTGGCGGAGGAGACCCAGGACATGGACGGCGTCGGCCGGTTCGGCTGGGTCACCGACCCGGAAGGGAACCGCGTCGAGCTGTGGCAGCCCGCCTGA
- a CDS encoding pyridoxal phosphate-dependent decarboxylase family protein: MHPALSDDLDRLPELLQAARDFAVQEVSGLDGRPVARLGKAPAPDPLPGRGAGAEGALARFAGRWAPGFSGSAGPRYLGFVTGGATPASLTGDWLTSAYDQNVSGATGSFASALEHETLGWLRELFGLGEEHHGAFVSGATVSNTVGLAIAREWLGERRGVSVAHDGAGALGPVDVLSGRPHSSVTKALSILGLGRNSLRRVPVLPGNREAVDVERLDAALTALDGRPAVVVANAGTVDTVDFDDLRAIAALRERHDFWLHVDAAFGGFAALSPAYSSLVAGLDDADSVCVDLHKWLNVPYDAAVQFTRRQDLQVRVFHNASPYLGLPGGDPDFLHLTPENSRRLRALPAWFSLAAYGREGHREIVERNVALARRLGERIARTPGLRLLAPVRLNVVCFTLADDPTERRVRALADTVAASGEAFVTPTCYDGTHGLRAAFSNWRTSEADTDRVFAAVARHRTEPRL; this comes from the coding sequence ATGCACCCCGCGCTCTCCGACGACCTCGACCGTCTCCCCGAACTCCTGCAGGCCGCCCGGGACTTCGCCGTCCAGGAGGTGAGCGGCCTCGACGGCCGTCCCGTCGCCCGGCTCGGCAAGGCGCCCGCCCCCGACCCCCTTCCGGGCCGTGGCGCCGGTGCCGAGGGCGCCCTGGCCCGGTTCGCCGGACGCTGGGCACCCGGGTTCTCCGGCTCGGCGGGCCCGCGCTACCTCGGGTTCGTCACCGGCGGCGCGACGCCCGCCTCGCTCACCGGGGACTGGCTGACCAGCGCCTACGACCAGAACGTCTCGGGCGCCACCGGATCCTTCGCGAGCGCGCTGGAGCACGAGACGCTGGGCTGGCTGCGTGAGCTGTTCGGGCTCGGCGAGGAGCACCACGGGGCGTTCGTGAGCGGCGCGACGGTCTCGAACACGGTCGGGCTCGCGATCGCGCGGGAGTGGCTCGGCGAGCGCCGGGGCGTGTCGGTCGCGCACGACGGAGCCGGCGCGCTCGGTCCGGTGGACGTGCTGTCGGGCCGCCCCCATTCGAGCGTCACCAAGGCCCTGTCGATCCTCGGCCTCGGCCGCAACAGCCTGCGTCGGGTGCCGGTGCTGCCCGGCAACCGCGAGGCCGTGGACGTCGAGCGCCTCGATGCCGCGCTCACCGCGCTCGACGGGCGTCCGGCCGTCGTCGTGGCGAACGCCGGGACCGTCGACACGGTCGACTTCGACGATCTGCGGGCCATCGCCGCGCTCAGGGAACGCCATGACTTCTGGCTGCACGTCGACGCGGCGTTCGGCGGATTCGCCGCGCTGTCACCCGCGTACTCCTCGCTGGTGGCGGGCCTGGACGACGCCGATTCCGTCTGTGTCGACCTGCACAAGTGGCTCAACGTCCCCTACGACGCGGCCGTCCAGTTCACCCGTCGTCAGGACCTCCAGGTCCGGGTCTTCCACAATGCCTCGCCCTATCTGGGACTCCCCGGCGGCGACCCCGACTTCCTGCACCTGACGCCGGAGAACTCGCGCCGGCTGCGCGCGCTCCCGGCCTGGTTCTCGCTGGCGGCCTACGGGCGCGAGGGGCATCGCGAGATCGTCGAGCGGAACGTCGCGCTCGCCCGGCGGCTGGGCGAGCGGATCGCCCGTACCCCGGGACTGCGGCTGCTCGCGCCGGTGCGGCTGAACGTCGTGTGCTTCACCCTCGCCGACGACCCGACCGAGCGGCGGGTGCGCGCGCTGGCCGACACCGTCGCCGCCTCGGGCGAGGCGTTCGTGACACCGACGTGCTACGACGGCACCCACGGGCTGAGGGCCGCGTTCAGCAACTGGCGTACGTCCGAGGCGGACACGGACCGGGTGTTCGCGGCCGTCGCGCGTCACCGCACGGAGCCACGCCTGTGA